A DNA window from Brassica napus cultivar Da-Ae chromosome C1, Da-Ae, whole genome shotgun sequence contains the following coding sequences:
- the LOC106375575 gene encoding photosystem I reaction center subunit IV A, chloroplastic, protein MAMMSASSAFVLTSNVTASAGVSSSRNSVSFLPMRNAGSRLVVRAAEDAAPETSSSEGAPATAVAPAGATATKPKPPPIGPKRGSKVKILRRESYWFKNVGSVVAVDQDPKTRYPVVVRFAKVNYANISTNNYALDEIEEVKA, encoded by the exons ATGGCGATGATGTCAGCATCTTCAGCCTTTGTTTTGACGTCCAACGTCACGGCGTCCGCAGGCGTTTCCTCGTCCAGGAACTCCGTGTCTTTCTTACCGATGAGAAACGCTGGCTCTAGACTCGTAGTCAGAGCAGCTGAAGATGCGGCTCCGGAAACATCTTCTTCAGAAGGTGCTCCAGCAACTGCCGTAGCTCCGGCTGGAGCCACTGCCACCAAACCCAAGCCGCCTCCGATCGGCCCTAAGAGAGGGTCCAAG GTGAAGATCCTAAGGAGAGAATCCTACTGGTTCAAGAACGTTGGATCAGTTGTGGCTGTTGATCAG GACCCGAAGACCCGGTACCCTGTTGTGGTCAGGTTCGCGAAAGTGAATTACGCCAACATATCGACCAACAACTATGCATTAGACGAGATTGAAGAAGTCAAAGCTTGA
- the LOC106375572 gene encoding glutaredoxin-C5, chloroplastic, protein MAVTAFNPLKLASSPRDSFPSISSSTSYSVSLISFGIRNSVGSPLKRCLKQTCSVRAMSSSSSPSFGSGMEESVKKTVADNTVVVYSKTWCPYCSEVKTLFKRLGVQPLVVELDELGPQGTQLQSVLETLTGQRTVPNVFVGGKHIGGCTDTVNLNRKGELELMLAEANAKTDQT, encoded by the exons ATGGCAGTCACAGCATTCAACCCACTGAAACTTGCATCTTCGCCTCGAGATTCGTTTCCTTCAATCTCCTCTTCAACTTCTTATTCGGTGTCTCTGATAAGCTTCGGTATCAGAAACTCCGTGGGATCTCCTCTCAAGAGATGTCTAAAGCAGACGTGTTCTGTTCGAGCCatgtcttcctcctcttctccgTCATTCGGATCGGGAATGGAGGAGAGCGTGAAGAAAACGGTGGCTGATAACACTGTGGTTGTTTACTCGAAAACTTGGTGCCC ATACTGTTCTGAAGTGAAGACATTGTTCAAGAGACTTGGAGTTCAGCCACTGGTGGTTGAGTTGGATGAACTTG GTCCACAAGGGACACAACTGCAGAGCGTACTGGAAACACTTACTGGGCAACGCACTGTTCCTAATGTGTTCGTCG GAGGCAAGCACATTGGTGGCTGCacag ATACAGTAAACCTGAACAGGAAAGGAGAACTGGAATTGATGTTAGCTGAAGCCAACGCTAAAACCGATCAGACTTGA